Genomic DNA from Lactuca sativa cultivar Salinas chromosome 8, Lsat_Salinas_v11, whole genome shotgun sequence:
GTGATTGGTAAGATGATAGACGTAAGCAAAAGGTTTTTCGAGCTCCCTTTTGAAGAAAGACAAAGGTACATGTCGAATAATTTGTCTCAACCAGTTCGATATGGCACTAGCTTCAACCAGAATAATGATGGAGTCTTCTGTTGGAGAGACTTCTTGAAGCTAAGTTGTCACCCCATGCAAGATTTCGCTCCTCTTTGGCCTTCTTCTCCTGTTGATTTGAGGTAAAACTCTACATGTATACAAAAATAAAACAGAATTAGTTAAACTTGAAATCTTGAtaaaaccaaaagttttgaaCTCAGAGCTCTAAACGTATGAATATTTTAGGCCTGATAGTTACACCTAAACGTATATATAACTCCTAGCTATTAGGTCACTTGGATATTTAATTATCTACTTTCCAATATTGTGTTTGCTAAGCTCTCATTGGTCCATAAAGTTTTCGACCAGTTCAATCTGCTTTTGATAGTCTTGTTCTAATTATGATATTTTATATTCTAACAGGGAAGCAGTGGGTGAGTACTCAATGAAAACCAGACATTTGTATGAAAGGGTGATGGATGCAATACTCGAAAGCCTTGGGCTTACCGATGAGAAAGTGATTTCCAAAGATGGTAATCAGCTTGTCATGGTGAACTGTTACCCTGCATGCCCACAGCCTGAACTCACACTTGGTCTCCCACCTCATTCCGACTATGGGTTGCTCACCCTTCTGCTTCAGGACCAAGTTGAAGGTCTTCAAATACAACATAACGACAGATGGGTTACAGTTAAACCCATTCCTAATTCATTTGTTGTCAATATTGGTGACCAGTTTGAGGTTAGTTAATTTCTTGCTCATCAAATATTCAGCTTTTCGCAATCTGGACATGTTTTATAAATGATAGTATATATCTTAAAGGTCATAACATAACAATGGGTTTCTACTCAACAGATCTTTAGCAATGGAAGGTACAAGAGTGTGGTTCATAGGGTTGCAGTTAATTCCATGCGGTCTAGACTCTCTGTGGCATCCTTACACAGTGTAAACGAAAATGTTACACCGTCACCAAAGCTCATTGACTATTTGAATCCTAAACGTTATGAAGATACAAACTATGCCGATTTTCTACACTATCTTACGTCTTCGGAATTCAAGTGCAAAAGATTTTTAGAATCAAGGAGGATACGTTAAGTTCAACAGACCATTTTATATGCTAATTATTTTCTATATACTATGTACGTGTTATGGGTAGAGAATACGTTATGAGTTTTATGTATGAAAATCAGGGAATTTATATGAAAATTCTAAAATACGAAATAACATTCTTTGAAAAAGAAATAATATGCTAAAACATGATGTATACATAAAAGAAATAATTATTACCTTGAAAAAGCCTGTTAGAGCAATCGTTCGTTGCTAAGATGCCATCAATTGATTCATATGTTAACATGATGGTTAAATGAATTAACACTCAAGGTAGATATATTTGATGCTTCGATAAACGAAATCATTGGGCTAAGGTTCCTGTGATCGGTGTGGCtaaaaataatcttaaccaaaccATTAATTAAATTGGGGTGGACATATATAGTCTTTGTGGGAGATATGAGCTTAGTGAACTCGTTATAACTAAGAATAACCAAACCGACTATAAGGTCAAATACCGTCAAAAACACATTCAATCCAAGTAGTATGATAATTGTTGAAAACATAAGCTAAACTTAGATTTATGTTGTTTGTTAGTATTAGGTATAATTAGCTAggttttggttaatgatagttcgGTGCAATGGTTGGTATAAAAGGGCGTGATGCTTCAAGGAAATAACTTTCGCataaaatgtatatatatgtgtccaTGTAATAAATGTTGTTCTTGAATGTTAATAAAAAGCCTTTATTTTTAGAGTTCAAGAATCATCTTTCTCTCCCCTCCTTGTGTGATTGCAGAATCATATTTATGCAAGTTACATGTTTGTTTTAACGTGTTTTCTCCAACAATAATTAATGTTAAATGGGTTGTTAATGATTCAATAATATAAAGTAACGAAAACCATATAAGTGGAAAGAAAAGAAACATCCAGATTTTAGGTGAAAACCCTAATAAGAAAAACCCATGTATATTCTAATATAAGAAACAAAACCGTATATTTATAATTGTGCCTTCTCAATTGAAAAGTTTCCTTCTtagtaaaccgggtctaaaatgaACGAATCAGGTCTAAATTAGACTATAGGTCTAATGTGGACTAATCATCTCTAAAATACACTActttacaaatgttttattaccGAATGATcaaatttgacaattttggcaAACTTTAAC
This window encodes:
- the LOC111911103 gene encoding probable 2-oxoglutarate-dependent dioxygenase SLC1 — its product is MSLPAEPYVELPKHIYQKGVKHLCENGVTQVPQKYILPPQERPVSLVVNDCIHLPVIDFTQLQGMDRSRVLKVLSNACREFGFFQVVNHGIADEVIGKMIDVSKRFFELPFEERQRYMSNNLSQPVRYGTSFNQNNDGVFCWRDFLKLSCHPMQDFAPLWPSSPVDLREAVGEYSMKTRHLYERVMDAILESLGLTDEKVISKDGNQLVMVNCYPACPQPELTLGLPPHSDYGLLTLLLQDQVEGLQIQHNDRWVTVKPIPNSFVVNIGDQFEIFSNGRYKSVVHRVAVNSMRSRLSVASLHSVNENVTPSPKLIDYLNPKRYEDTNYADFLHYLTSSEFKCKRFLESRRIR